The Halomonas sp. THAF5a genome segment ACCCGGGTTGTAGATCCAGTGAGGGGTATCCCCCGACAGCGAGAAGCTGTCACCCGTTTCGAGCACGAATGTCTGCTCGCCGATGGTCAATTCCAGGGTGCCGGCCTCGACGTAACCCGCCTCTTCCCCGTTGCGCTGCCGCGGGACTTCCCCGCCGCCGCCGCCGGGTTCGAGCCGCGTCATGATCAGCAACAGCTGGCCGCTCAGGCGCGGAGAGAGCAGTTCTTCCCGCGCACCGATGCCGGAAAATGCCATGGCACGGCGGTGATCAGCCCGCACGATATAGTCGTGCTCGCCGTTCTCGGCACTGCCCTCGGGCTGGAAGAACCAGCTGACCCGCACCCCAAGCGCATGGCTGATGGCCTGCAAGACGCCAATGGGCAATGACGACACCCCTCGTTCGACCTGACTCAAGTACCCGACAGACTTGTTGACCTCTTTGGCCAGACTGGCCAGCGTGATGCGCTTGGCCTTTC includes the following:
- a CDS encoding helix-turn-helix domain-containing protein; this encodes MPDESVNKAANADPDDLRLGRQIRDLRKAKRITLASLAKEVNKSVGYLSQVERGVSSLPIGVLQAISHALGVRVSWFFQPEGSAENGEHDYIVRADHRRAMAFSGIGAREELLSPRLSGQLLLIMTRLEPGGGGGEVPRQRNGEEAGYVEAGTLELTIGEQTFVLETGDSFSLSGDTPHWIYNPGDTETRVIWVMTGVEY